In Janibacter alkaliphilus, the following proteins share a genomic window:
- a CDS encoding aspartate aminotransferase family protein, whose product MAEDTFWQDAERHLVRYGSGFTLRIIERGTGSVVIDSDGREILDFTSGQMSAVLGHAHPDVVRTVQDSVATLDHLYSGMLSRPVVDLAGRFADALPGSVAKTLLLTTGAEANEAALKMAKLATGGYEVVAFDRSWHGMTSGAAAATYSAGRRGYGPMGVGTLTLPTPNAYRSPFRRPDGSHDWATELDFGFDLIDQQSTGALAACIVEPILSSGGIIELPPGYLARLRELCDERGMLLVLDEAQTGIGRTGHMYAFERDGVAPDILTLSKTLGAGLPVAAVVVRSEIEEKAAERGFLFFTTHASDPLAAQVALTVLDVVERDGLVARAAALGEQMRERLLGMQERSAVVGDVRGRGLLQGLELVTDRATKEPADALGQQVTATCLERGLHLNIVQLPGMGGIFRIAPPLTIEEDELHRGLDILQEAIAEHA is encoded by the coding sequence TTGGCCGAGGACACCTTCTGGCAGGACGCGGAGCGCCACCTCGTGCGCTACGGCTCCGGCTTCACCCTGCGGATCATCGAGCGCGGCACCGGCTCCGTGGTGATCGACAGCGACGGCCGGGAGATCCTCGACTTCACCTCGGGCCAGATGAGCGCGGTGCTCGGGCACGCCCACCCCGACGTCGTGCGCACCGTGCAGGACTCCGTGGCCACCCTCGACCACCTCTACAGCGGGATGCTCAGCCGCCCGGTGGTCGACCTCGCCGGCCGCTTCGCCGACGCGCTGCCCGGCTCGGTCGCCAAGACCCTGCTGCTGACGACCGGCGCCGAGGCCAACGAGGCCGCGCTGAAGATGGCCAAGCTCGCCACCGGCGGCTACGAGGTGGTCGCCTTCGACCGGTCCTGGCACGGGATGACCTCCGGCGCCGCGGCGGCCACGTACTCGGCCGGGCGCCGCGGCTACGGCCCGATGGGGGTCGGCACGCTCACCCTGCCCACCCCCAACGCCTACCGCTCCCCCTTCCGCCGCCCCGACGGCAGCCACGACTGGGCCACCGAGCTGGACTTCGGCTTCGACCTCATCGACCAGCAGTCCACCGGCGCGCTGGCCGCGTGCATCGTCGAGCCGATCCTCTCCTCCGGCGGGATCATCGAGCTGCCCCCGGGCTACCTCGCCCGGCTGCGCGAGCTGTGCGACGAGCGCGGCATGCTGCTCGTGCTCGACGAGGCGCAGACCGGCATCGGACGCACCGGGCACATGTACGCCTTCGAGCGGGACGGCGTGGCCCCGGACATCCTCACCCTCTCCAAGACCCTCGGCGCCGGGCTGCCGGTGGCCGCGGTGGTGGTCCGCAGCGAGATCGAGGAGAAGGCGGCCGAGCGCGGCTTCCTCTTCTTCACCACCCACGCCTCGGACCCGCTGGCGGCGCAGGTCGCCCTGACCGTCCTCGACGTCGTCGAGCGCGACGGCCTGGTGGCCCGCGCCGCCGCGCTCGGCGAGCAGATGCGCGAGCGGCTGCTGGGCATGCAGGAGCGGTCCGCGGTCGTTGGCGACGTGCGCGGCCGAGGTCTGCTGCAGGGTCTGGAGCTGGTCACCGACCGGGCGACGAAGGAGCCGGCCGACGCCCTCGGCCAGCAGGTCACCGCGACCTGCCTCGAGCGGGGCCTGCACCTGAACATCGTGCAGCTGCCGGGGATGGGCGGCATCTTCCGGATCGCGCCGCCGCTGACCATCGAGGAGGACGAGCTGCACCGCGGGCTGGACATCCTGCAGGAGGCGATCGCCGAGCACGCCTGA
- a CDS encoding TetR/AcrR family transcriptional regulator, with amino-acid sequence MPPTRPAHRPSTRAAMLEAAKGELGRSGSLSLASAAEAAGVTKPGLMYHFATKAELMTGLLDHVIQGYEDEITDTLAALTPGASLATSTVAQRLAAYLVWASRADLDPSDLVMVADPRLRDTLIARWVERLEPWLAVPRELPVGQRSRLLAARLMADGIWFDRASGAVALTTAETDGVTQVALDLLEVDR; translated from the coding sequence ATGCCCCCGACCCGCCCCGCGCACCGACCTTCCACCCGAGCCGCGATGCTCGAGGCGGCGAAGGGGGAGCTGGGCCGGAGCGGCAGCCTGTCCCTGGCCTCTGCGGCCGAGGCGGCCGGGGTCACCAAGCCCGGCCTGATGTACCACTTCGCCACGAAGGCCGAGCTGATGACCGGCTTGCTGGACCACGTGATCCAGGGGTACGAGGACGAGATCACCGACACCCTTGCCGCGCTGACCCCCGGCGCGTCCCTGGCCACCAGCACCGTCGCCCAGCGGCTCGCGGCCTACCTCGTCTGGGCCAGCCGGGCCGACCTCGACCCGTCGGACCTCGTGATGGTCGCCGACCCTCGGCTGCGCGACACCCTCATCGCCCGATGGGTCGAGCGCCTCGAACCGTGGCTGGCCGTCCCGCGTGAGCTGCCGGTCGGCCAGCGTTCCCGGTTGCTCGCGGCGCGGCTGATGGCGGACGGCATCTGGTTCGACCGGGCGAGCGGTGCGGTGGCGCTCACCACCGCGGAGACGGACGGGGTCACGCAGGTCGCGCTTGACCTGCTGGAGGTGGATCGATGA
- a CDS encoding DMT family transporter, which translates to MSAAPARSSSWHASPWLLLAAAVLSEVTASLSLKAALDHPVLYLVVAAGYGTSFTLLSVVLRRGMPLGVAYGVWSACGVALTAVLSTAIFGEAMTPLKGVGIALVIAGVLAVELGAQQADPAAPVGRALPPEEVTSP; encoded by the coding sequence ATGAGCGCCGCACCGGCCCGGTCGTCGTCCTGGCACGCCTCTCCGTGGCTGCTGCTGGCAGCCGCGGTGCTCAGCGAGGTGACCGCCTCGCTCTCGCTCAAGGCTGCCCTCGACCACCCGGTCCTCTACCTCGTGGTCGCCGCCGGCTACGGCACCTCCTTCACCCTGCTCTCGGTCGTGCTGCGCCGCGGGATGCCGCTCGGCGTCGCCTACGGGGTGTGGTCGGCCTGCGGCGTGGCCCTCACCGCGGTGCTGTCGACGGCCATCTTCGGCGAGGCCATGACCCCGCTGAAGGGGGTGGGCATCGCCCTGGTCATCGCCGGGGTCCTGGCCGTCGAGCTCGGCGCCCAGCAGGCCGACCCGGCGGCGCCGGTCGGACGCGCCCTGCCGCCGGAGGAGGTGACCTCGCCGTGA
- a CDS encoding MGMT family protein, translated as MDEVMVERVLRAVELVPAGRVVSYGDLAALVGTGPRQVGSVMRHYGSNVAWWRVTNAAGEHVPHLREAAFARWADEGILLTHGGRGCRIADHRVDLVALERAWRERVADLPE; from the coding sequence GTGGACGAGGTGATGGTCGAGCGGGTCCTGCGGGCGGTCGAGCTCGTCCCGGCCGGGCGGGTGGTCAGCTACGGCGACCTGGCCGCGCTCGTCGGCACCGGGCCGCGGCAGGTCGGCTCGGTGATGCGGCACTACGGCAGCAACGTCGCCTGGTGGCGGGTGACCAACGCGGCCGGTGAGCACGTGCCGCACCTGCGGGAGGCCGCCTTCGCCCGCTGGGCCGACGAGGGGATCCTGCTCACCCATGGCGGACGGGGCTGCCGGATCGCCGACCATCGGGTCGATCTCGTCGCGCTGGAGCGAGCCTGGCGGGAGCGGGTGGCCGACCTGCCGGAGTGA
- a CDS encoding SMR family transporter, translating into MSWLLLAGAIVCEVAATLSLKVASDGHRRWYLAVGTGYLLAFGLLAGALGTGMALGVAYGIWAAAGVALTAMLSRVLFDEPLTRTMLLGIGLIMAGVLLIELGAEL; encoded by the coding sequence GTGAGCTGGCTGCTGCTCGCCGGGGCGATCGTCTGCGAGGTCGCTGCGACGCTGTCGCTCAAGGTCGCCTCCGACGGCCACCGCCGGTGGTACCTGGCGGTCGGGACCGGGTACCTGCTGGCCTTCGGGCTGCTGGCCGGGGCGCTGGGGACGGGTATGGCACTCGGTGTCGCGTACGGGATCTGGGCGGCCGCCGGGGTGGCGCTGACCGCGATGCTGTCGCGCGTCCTCTTCGACGAGCCGCTGACCCGGACGATGCTGCTCGGGATCGGGCTCATCATGGCCGGCGTCCTGCTCATCGAGCTGGGAGCCGAGCTCTGA
- a CDS encoding ABC transporter ATP-binding protein: MSPVIDVEGLVKTYGRTRALDGLDLRVEPGEVHGFLGPNGAGKSTTIRVLLGLARSDGGRATLFGGDPWHEATSLHRRLTYVPGDVTLWPGLSGGQCIDVLGRAHGGLDETRRAELVERFDLDTGKRARDYSKGNRQKVSLVAALAADVELLVLDEPTAGLDPLMEEVFQQCVRERREQGVTVLLSSHILGEVEALADRVSIIRAGRTVTTGTLADLREQTSTRLHAVTERDLDLAGLAGVTDVETGQADGLPETRCHVDAGAVPEAVARVHAAGVRTLTMTPPSLDDLFLDQYRGTDDEGGRP; this comes from the coding sequence ATGAGCCCGGTCATCGACGTCGAGGGTCTGGTCAAGACCTACGGCCGCACCCGCGCTCTCGACGGTCTCGACCTGCGCGTCGAGCCCGGGGAGGTGCACGGCTTCCTCGGCCCCAACGGCGCCGGCAAGTCCACGACGATCCGCGTCCTGCTCGGCCTGGCCCGCAGCGACGGCGGCCGGGCCACCCTCTTCGGCGGCGACCCGTGGCACGAGGCCACCTCGCTGCACCGGCGGCTAACCTACGTCCCCGGCGACGTCACACTGTGGCCCGGGCTCTCCGGCGGGCAGTGCATCGACGTGCTCGGTCGGGCCCACGGCGGCCTCGACGAGACCCGCCGTGCCGAGCTCGTCGAGCGCTTCGACCTCGACACCGGCAAGCGGGCCCGGGACTACTCCAAGGGCAACCGGCAGAAGGTCAGCCTTGTCGCGGCGCTCGCCGCCGACGTCGAGCTGCTCGTCCTCGACGAGCCCACCGCCGGCCTCGACCCGCTCATGGAGGAGGTCTTCCAGCAGTGCGTCCGCGAGCGGCGCGAGCAGGGCGTGACCGTGCTGCTCTCCAGCCACATCCTCGGCGAGGTGGAGGCGCTGGCCGACCGGGTGAGCATCATCCGGGCCGGGCGCACGGTCACCACCGGGACGCTCGCCGACCTCCGCGAGCAGACCAGCACCCGGCTGCACGCGGTCACCGAGCGGGACCTCGACCTGGCCGGCCTGGCCGGGGTCACCGACGTCGAGACCGGTCAGGCCGACGGGCTGCCGGAGACCCGCTGCCACGTCGACGCCGGCGCCGTCCCCGAGGCCGTCGCCCGGGTGCACGCCGCCGGGGTGCGCACCCTGACGATGACCCCACCGAGCCTCGACGACCTCTTCCTCGACCAGTACCGCGGCACGGATGACGAAGGGGGCCGGCCGTGA
- a CDS encoding TetR family transcriptional regulator, producing MPGRGGSSGASGRGDLTARAAILDAALRLFAERGEDATSVRAIAEAAEVSPALVLHHFGSKAGLREAVVDRVRQVMDDVLEETSGIETAAEVTGGEWDGIGETIARAFPAGSPVPAYLRRLLLTGDPVATELLRRQHARTVEIFEHWHRAGLMDLGPDPAVRAALLMSADYGLLLMREQWAQVLGADPVGEGMERVAEDALRIYASVWNGPPEASAPPESSSPPESSSPPESAASPATTAPPQRTSPTEREDTP from the coding sequence GTGCCGGGTCGGGGCGGGTCGAGCGGTGCGTCGGGGCGTGGTGATCTGACCGCCCGCGCGGCGATCCTCGACGCGGCGCTGCGCCTCTTCGCCGAGCGGGGCGAGGACGCCACCAGCGTCCGGGCGATCGCCGAGGCGGCCGAGGTCTCACCGGCGCTGGTGCTGCACCACTTCGGCAGCAAGGCCGGGCTGCGCGAGGCCGTCGTCGACCGGGTCCGGCAGGTGATGGACGACGTCCTCGAGGAGACCTCGGGCATCGAGACCGCCGCCGAGGTCACCGGCGGTGAGTGGGACGGCATCGGCGAGACCATCGCCCGGGCCTTCCCCGCAGGCTCGCCGGTCCCGGCCTACCTGCGCCGGCTGCTGCTCACCGGCGACCCGGTGGCCACCGAGCTGCTCCGGCGCCAGCACGCCCGCACCGTCGAGATCTTCGAGCACTGGCACCGGGCCGGCCTCATGGACCTCGGACCGGACCCGGCCGTCCGTGCCGCGCTGCTGATGAGCGCCGACTACGGGCTGCTGCTCATGCGCGAGCAGTGGGCCCAGGTGCTCGGCGCCGACCCGGTCGGCGAGGGCATGGAGCGGGTCGCCGAGGACGCGCTGCGCATCTACGCCTCGGTGTGGAACGGCCCGCCCGAGGCATCGGCCCCACCCGAGAGCAGCTCCCCACCCGAGAGCAGCTCCCCACCCGAGAGCGCCGCCTCACCCGCGACCACCGCGCCACCTCAGCGCACCTCCCCCACCGAACGAGAGGACACCCCATGA